A DNA window from Hordeum vulgare subsp. vulgare chromosome 1H, MorexV3_pseudomolecules_assembly, whole genome shotgun sequence contains the following coding sequences:
- the LOC123405980 gene encoding uncharacterized protein LOC123405980, with protein sequence MAKLMYLCFIILTIAVVVSAGGCDGDRQDMIRECGKYQKFPAEPKLAPSDACCAVWQKANIPCLCAGVTKEKEKIWCMEKVGYVANFCKKPFPHGYKCGSYTFPPLA encoded by the exons ATGGCGAAACTCATGTACTTATGTTTCATCATCCTCACTATTGCGGTAGTTGTGTCAGCTGGCGGATGCGACGGTGATCGACAAGACATGATCAGGGAGTGTGGTAAGTATCAGAAATTCCCAGCAGAGCCGAAGCTAGCTCCATCAGATGCGTGCTGCGCCGTGTGGCAGAAGGCAAACATCCCATGCCTTTGCGCTGGTGTCACCAAGGAGAAAGAGAAGATATGGTGTATGGAGAAGGTTGGCTACGTTGCCAATTTCTGCAAGAAGCCGTTCCCACATGGCTACAAGTGTGGAA GTTACACATTTCCTCCTCTAGCGTAG